In one window of Pseudodesulfovibrio sediminis DNA:
- a CDS encoding phage regulatory CII family protein, with product MFEKNLTKKMQDVVLEGRIPAKEVSRSIKKPYSTLLRELNPFDSHAKLGAETMFEICRVTHNVAILEFMAHEMGYTLMPVEGAKPKKNKTKTTKLQLAQTATM from the coding sequence ATGTTCGAGAAGAATCTGACAAAAAAAATGCAAGATGTCGTTTTAGAAGGGCGTATTCCGGCCAAAGAAGTCTCACGATCGATCAAGAAGCCGTATTCAACGCTGCTTCGTGAATTGAATCCGTTTGATTCGCATGCAAAGCTCGGTGCCGAGACCATGTTCGAGATTTGCCGTGTGACGCACAACGTCGCCATTCTCGAGTTCATGGCCCATGAAATGGGCTACACCCTCATGCCGGTAGAAGGCGCGAAGCCCAAAAAAAACAAGACGAAAACCACCAAACTTCAGCTCGCACAAACCGCTACCATGTAG
- a CDS encoding class II fructose-bisphosphate aldolase encodes MSQDTFKKALAVGRPPNVVQNFPGSQALLVSGKVIDRAMTAKGGAMTIAANGRNIFIIEGALKAAQRANAAIIIEIARSEATYCPTTLWNIARRIDYLCNKLGITIPVAVHADHYFMKKWDDVAVAKAEIPSLFETGVTSIAIDASHMTDDLNLLANIEVSPSIPSWAGYETEIGEIKGAFGLSSPLEAKFLCQGLNAHGLCPDWIALNNGTTHGIEASGEGIQVELTADIHKALEPYGTSGAQHGTSGNDSDRLRAIAAQTATTKANVATALQMIGWGVKVNDFGNAIMDGDHFAKVPGEGVDDALWDEMVAYADANNIKGGDYKKLNLVFERRWQGQSQAVQQRMAQGVEEFVYDLLVNVFNAQDTAPIAYDLILEAGSYDLGLKKEKFEDAAEWTEEKIKAMAAEIDTDKGPAGDFDD; translated from the coding sequence ATGTCCCAAGACACATTCAAAAAAGCTCTCGCCGTCGGTCGTCCGCCGAACGTCGTTCAAAACTTCCCCGGCTCCCAGGCCCTGCTGGTCAGCGGCAAGGTCATTGACCGCGCCATGACCGCCAAAGGCGGTGCCATGACCATCGCTGCCAACGGCCGTAATATTTTCATTATAGAAGGCGCCCTCAAGGCCGCCCAGCGCGCCAACGCAGCGATCATCATCGAAATCGCCCGGTCGGAAGCCACATACTGTCCGACAACGCTGTGGAACATCGCCCGCAGGATTGACTACCTCTGCAACAAGCTCGGCATCACCATTCCGGTAGCCGTTCATGCAGACCATTATTTCATGAAAAAATGGGATGACGTGGCCGTTGCCAAAGCGGAAATCCCTTCCCTGTTCGAAACAGGCGTGACCTCCATCGCCATCGACGCATCACACATGACCGACGATCTCAACCTGCTCGCCAACATCGAAGTCTCTCCATCCATCCCTTCCTGGGCTGGCTACGAGACCGAAATCGGCGAGATCAAAGGCGCGTTCGGTCTGTCCAGCCCGTTGGAAGCCAAGTTCCTGTGCCAGGGACTCAACGCCCACGGCCTGTGCCCGGACTGGATCGCCCTGAACAACGGCACCACCCACGGCATCGAAGCATCAGGCGAAGGCATCCAGGTGGAACTGACCGCTGATATTCACAAGGCTCTGGAACCCTACGGCACCTCCGGCGCACAGCACGGCACCTCTGGCAACGACTCCGACCGTCTGCGCGCCATCGCCGCACAGACCGCCACCACCAAGGCCAACGTGGCCACTGCGCTGCAAATGATCGGTTGGGGCGTGAAGGTCAACGACTTCGGCAACGCCATCATGGACGGCGATCACTTCGCCAAGGTCCCGGGTGAAGGCGTGGACGACGCGCTGTGGGACGAAATGGTCGCTTACGCCGATGCCAACAACATCAAGGGCGGCGACTACAAGAAGCTCAACCTGGTCTTCGAACGCCGCTGGCAGGGACAATCCCAGGCCGTGCAACAGCGCATGGCCCAGGGTGTGGAAGAATTCGTCTACGACCTGCTGGTCAACGTGTTCAACGCCCAGGACACCGCTCCCATCGCCTACGACCTCATCCTCGAAGCCGGTTCCTACGATCTCGGCCTCAAGAAGGAAAAGTTCGAGGACGCTGCCGAGTGGACCGAAGAAAAAATCAAAGCCATGGCCGCCGAGATCGACACGGACAAGGGGCCAGCCGGCGACTTTGACGATTAG